GTTATAAGCTGGTTTTTCACATCGGACAAAAAAATGGCATGgacatgtgtttataagtggggcaatcctcaccttagaAATCGGTTTTGTGGGATTCTGTTAGGtccaacaatgatttgtaagaTGGTATCAAAATCTCTATTAAGATTCATTTGGTCACCTGCTATCAGGTCATCCACAATTTATGTTCACCAACCAAACCCAATTGTGCTAAGGGGTGTGTTAAAGAGTTGCACATCTGACAAAAGATGACCTGATCATATGTTTATAAATGGAGACAATTTTCACAAATTAATATTGTGGAGTCGTGTTAGGCCAAACCATAATTTCTAACCATCAAATGTCATGGAAAATGATGAATATCAAATCACATGCTTTGAGCTTAATTATCATTtgcttactttttattttatattgataGTGTGCTTTTTGGAGCTACTATATTAAAATCaatgtaagtaaaaaaaatgttcatctAAAGGTAAATGATGTGTTCGCCGTGATATTAGCTTGAGATCTTGAAATGCACCGTTTTCAAGATTTTGGTTCAATTCTCCTTGATATTGGTTCAAGTTtaagatgcaatttttttaccaaatgtaataattttgttaattctTTTGTGAGAGAATTTTTCAAAAAGTCATCTACCTTTTTCAATATACATATCATTCACATGAAGCTGTGTCGATACTCTACTTTTTGTGagtcttattattttttttgtttgaaggagCCCCACCTGAGTCTTATTATTCTTAGTGTTCTTGAAGGTTTTTTCTAGGATATCTCTTGATGATTTGGGGATAATTTACCCCTATTAAAGAGATTTTCATTTTCTCCATCTTTATTCTTAAATCAGTTATCATTTTCATCTCAAGAACATTAAACTTCTTCATCTCATTCGATTTATAATTgaatcatatttattatttggggTAAATGTATTTTAGCTTTTTCTTACAATCAGTTAGCATTTTCATctcaaaaacatcaaatttcttaatttttttcattcaacatgtGATCTCTATAtcattcatttcaaaattgaatcttatttattatcattagGAGAAAATTACTCTCAATTTTGGAAGTAGCAACTTAGACATGTAATTATGGGTGCGTGCATTTTGAATCCCAATAAACCAGTTTTAACCACACGATGAAATTACCACGTTTATTTTAACCGTGGATTGAGTTAGTGACAAAACAGACGCAAATGGttacacttttttttccttttttccctCCATCTTTTATTCAGTCTCTCTCCTCTAATGCAAATGGTTACATACTTATATTCTTGTGAATTCGATAACTAACGACGTTGACGAATTTTCCTTTACGTTCTCCGCTTACAAAAATGGTAATAAAGATGATTTTCTCTTTctgtatttcatttttatgctttctctttGTTTAACCCTTACTTTAATGTATAATCCATCATAATCTGAAAAATGAAgctaataaattaaaacatttcTTGAACTATATAGGTTTTAGTATTATTAATTTCGTCCTTTTAAATTAGTATTTTAACCTTATATTTGCGATCAATTTCTTATGAAATTCATTGCTAATTGTATAACTAGGGGCCAGTCATGATTGACTCAAATAAGTCTCATGGCGGGCGTTTACTTTGCCAAcctcacttagtgggataaaattttattgttgttggttAAAGAAAGAGCTTATGTATGAATgctaatcataaataaaaagcgcttatgctataagctgcaaatatgTTGACAGTGTCGTCTTTAACTTACGTAGTTCTCGCTTGTGTTGCTGTATATTCCTGTTCGATTACCCCTGAATTCGATTATTTTTGCCTGTTTATTATCCAATTATGTTTTGTTGCATTGCATGCTTTGTTATTGGCCCATAgctttgttttgtttctcaTTGATTGAAAATAGGCTCAGTCCACTCTCTTTACAGAATACcttcaaatatgattttaggAAGTGTTAATAAATGATTTAACATGGTGCTTGCCAAACACAATATTCAATACTTGGTTTATTGATCAACTTTACCTTTCATGTATTTCATATTCAAGGTTGTTAGCTATAGTGATGAGGGTTTAGAGAGTGCACTGCACATTTTGTTCTGTTTCAtgttgagaaaaagaaaaacacttaggATGCATTTGTTTCATGGATACTAAACATATTCTTGGGAATCAAAGTGTAGATTAAGAAaagactaaataaataaataaaaagagaattgTAATCtttgttaagaattgatgtatTCATCATTAATATACAAAGCAAAATACAATGACTTGAGAATGTTGCACACAATATTCATGGAGATATGTAGAAACAAGAGGAACATAAATATTTAGTGGggtttatttaatttgatgtaGAATCCCCACCTAGTTATGATacttaatcaaatatatgtgTAGCCATTGCAGAGGATACCCACCTAGTTCTGATTCTCTGCGAGATATGCTAGGAAAAGAAAGGGGTAATAGGAAATGAGTCGCAAGGGTTTTTTGGTTGAAGATGATGGGACGAAAAGGACGATGTACGACAAAAACACAACCACAACCAAAATTGAAGCTACAACCAGAAACACATTTGCCAACCAAGTAAGTTCACTGATAACAGTGTAGAGTCCAGCCATAAAAGCCAAAGATAGTGAGACGAGAGCGATTCCAAGAAGTGGCATCACAATTTTCAGAGAGAAAGTCACCAATTCAGGTATTCCAAGCTTTGCCCAAAAGAGTATGATAGTAGAACTAATGGAACTGAACAATGATATTGtgatgaatataatgaaaacatGGAACATTGCATGACATAGGTTGTTTGCTTTTCCATCCGCTTCACCTGGAACAGCAAAACATGCTGCTACTGAAGCAGTGATTATAAGGGTTGAAACCAATGTGAGTGTCTCTACTCTATCTCTAAATTGTTTGTCGGAGCCTGTCAGAAAGAAATATCGTCGATCAGTTTCCTTATTCTCATTCGACTTCGAGTCACTTTCCACTGTTTGCTGTTTGGTGTCAAAGGGTTCAGCATTACTCGGCTTTGATAGTGGCAAGTTTGTGTCACTTTGTCTGGCTTTATCATGGACCAACCTTCTCAACCTTGGTTTTACACCAGCAGAATTCAAAGCCATACGAGTAAGTTGCTGCAAACATTACATTTGTGTtacatataaaaggaaaaaaaagataattgtcTAAAACTTTAAATAGTAAACATGTAGCTTTCTTTGTGTTCAAAAGAATTTTATAACATTCAATTGGTGAATGATCCTGATATTAAACTCCTTTTAAGTTTGtcgaaaattgattttcaaagaatgagttttagttaaaaattaacTGCATGGTTAATTTTTGGCTAAAAATCAATCTTGGTGACAAAAACTCCAAATTATAATCAATATGGGAGAGAAAATCAACTCTACTTTGAAGCACTCAAACATGTCAAAACCAATTCTACATACCTCTCTAGCGGACGAATTACGAAGTTTTGAACTTGCATTGATAACTTCAACAGCTGTTTGGTTGTTTTGGTTAACCAGCTGCATATCCACTCTTTCATCCCATGTTAAGTAAAAAACAGCTTTAGGATGACACGATTGTGCAGCCAGATGCAAAGGAGTATCTCCTTTATTATCCTTTtgatttatcattttatcaagTTCGCAAATTCGACGACTTTGTTGTAGTATGTAATCTACTACCTCATGTTTTCCATTGTATGCTGCAACATGAAGAATATTACGCTTAAATGAAGTGTCAAGCATCTCTGTGGGATCTGGACAGTATTCTAACAACTTCTCTACTACTTCCACATGGCCACCATATGATGCTAGATGAATTGGGAAATAGCCATATTTGTCCCTTTGATTGGTGCAACATTTACATTTGCCAGTTAAATAAACAACACCTACAAGGTAACCTATAGATGCTGCATAATGAAGTGGAAGCCTTTTATATGTGTCTGTTAAATGTATCCAAGTTGGCTTCTGTTGTAGTATGTCCTTCAGCATTTCTGATTACACATGTATAATTGTGAGTtagatcaaatataaaaatgtatTGCTTACTTTAGAAGACGCCCTTATAAATTGGAGTCGACATGAAGGCAAGTGAAGTCTAACCAATAAGTTTTTTAACTATGATTGAAACTCGGGTTCTCTCGAATAATTTTTCGTTAACTGTAACTATTTATACTAACTAGAACTAGTTACTAAACCGCTTGATACTAATCATTTGATTTCATGGTCATAGATTCAATATTTAACATGAATGTAAAAAGATAAGGCATAGGCTACCCTCAACAACTACTGAAATTTATCCATATGAGTAAATTTATTACCTTGATTCTGCTTCATGATTGCTGCTACAACGGGTGATAATCCTTCTGGCTTAGCAACATTGTTGGGGCGATTCGCCATGATTACTTTGACTGCTTCCTTGTCCCCATTTTCAACTGCAAGGTAAAGTATTGATTGTTTTGCATGGTTAACATTAACTAATGCAATTTCATAACACCACTTTGACGATGAATCCCCGATTTTATAGAGCTCACAAGCTTTGAAAATCTTATCCCCACCAATTCTCTTCTTGTCACGACATAACATTGCCTCATGAAACATAGTGTTTCCTTCAACATTTTCCAGTGCCACAAATTTTAATAGGTTCTCCCCATTTGATCTTTCCACATAGTTTTTCAATCTTTTAGTGTACTCTAACCATGCCGTTTTTATATCATGCCGTTCAAAATTAGCATAAGCTGCCAATAGCTTTTCAACGATTGAGATGTGTCCACCTCTTGCAGCAATATGTAACGCACTCTCGTTGTTTTCATTAACCTCGAACAAAAGTTTTGGAGCATGTTCAATTACAAGACTCACAATCTTATCATTGCCATACCAAGCTGATATATGTAGGACAGTGTTTTTTGTATGTGTCTTAATTTCTGGCGAAAGAGAGGAATATGACAAATCCCTCCTTGAACCAGCTCTGTATACTTGATTAAGCAATTCATTTTGATTCTCATTGTCAATAGAGCCTGGAAGAATTTCAGTCACTTCAGATGGTTCAATTTCAATATCAGTTTCCTCACTCTGTAAGACGGTTTCATCTTGCAATATTTCAGTAAGAAAAAATTTTGCTTCAGGAGCCCCAAAATAATgtgtattattgttgtttggaTGAACAATCCTTTTTGCAATCTCCATGTCTCCTGATAGATCACTTGATTGCAAAGTTGTCCTTCAATCTCAAAGTACTTCGTTCGTGACTTGGCACTGAGAGAGCAAAATAGCAATCCCTGACACCAGAAATTAAGTAGTTTTATAGTTAAGTGTGAAAAAATAGTAGTTGAAAAATGTACTATTCACAATCATGCTATTTCTGTaattaggtccaaaatcaaaaaTCCTCAAATTACAATGACGAAatccaaaacaaatattttacaggggtaaAACCGGAAAttacctatattacagggggtaaaacactattaacccttgttaatttagtccttaattttttttagataggtGTAAATTAACAACctcatatatgtatatgtaaaataagaaatatataagCCCCTAACAAAAAGGTAAGAAATATATAAAGTTAGTTAGGGAATGAGCGTGAATGAGTGGTCACACACTCACAatcatcaattatttatttaaatgtgaGTGTGATGTGAAATagagaaaatcaaaattataaatgagtgatCAAATGATAAGAGAAATAAAATGTGTAAAGTATAAaataatcttctttttcttgttgaCAATAAAGAAATAGGGAAAATAGAGAGTAGGGAAAAGTAAGTGCAAACCAAAATTATTTGAAACCGGCTCAGCAAATCTGCATTCCCTTGAATTGTACTAGTAGCAGGTTATAGTATTATTGGGTGGCAAAGATACTGAAACATGCatctatttataatattataattgattatCTAATTCTTTACGTGTGTAATGTTGATTATAATATTACGTAAAAAGATGAAAAGGGAAAGAGCTAAGTTACATCATGCCCTACACAGTACACACACTCTCATGGTCTCACGTCTTTTGTTGTTCTATTTATGTTTTGTCGTGTGCAAAACAATGGCCACAAATTAAGAAGTATTCTTTTCCCTGTTCACAATTAAAGTTACATATCCCTCCTTTCTTGAATTTGGAGATTAAGAACATGTGTAACTCGTTGATcgtttgcaaaaaaaaaaaaaaaaaaaaaaaactattcaagttttcttttaatttcctaGAGTTTCCCTTTTACTTGGTAGACGAAGggtgaattttttatttcaaaccataaataaataacctctataataaaacataagaaaaaaaatacatttttatagaGGAGTGATATTATCTTCAATGGGGATCTCACCATTTATATAGACTTGGTGCCTATTAGGTTTTTTTATTggggaaaaaatattttgacaatGGGACAAAGGTCTCCCATAAGCATTTAAATTTTAAGTgggtttcatttttttaatattaaaatattgattctaccaaaaaaaaaatatattaaaatattgaaatgtaatgatatagagttattgattactgattaacgggtttcatttaagaaatttgtatgtAATGATGGTTAAAAGGATTGAATGCTTATTAATATTAAGTACTagctactattaaaaaattataaatgtgttATGTATACACTCTAACTCATTTAAGCACCAAAAAATTGATATCTCTATTGTCGATgctttataagcaaaaaatacatTTCGCAATGGGTGATGCTACCCATAGCAATGGGGTAGTTTTGGCCATTTGAATAAGAAATGGTGTAGtttatttgtcaaaatttaATAGAAATAACCAAATCAAAAGGTTATCACTTATttcattgatttattttgtcatattttgacccttactatatgttttttgctaCTACAAAAgattatcacttttttttttaaaaggagatTATcacttgttttattttcatcGTGTTgttttaaattagattttatataagtaaaagtattatgattttttttcttttaaatggtatttaatatattagcttttaaaaaataaatcgaaggaaaaaatatttcttctatttctttatattttctttgaatttaATATCATTCGCTTGCAATTACAACGATCCCAACAAATGTTTTTTCATAGGCCCAATTCAAGATGTACCCAATTATTAAGAGACTTAAGTATTTACCATGTATCCCTTCATATTAATTAAGACTCCGGATTCCATGCATTCACAAAGTCAGAGAATCCATAACGTGTGATCTCTATCGGATCATCCAAATTTCAAGTAAAggaattttattctttaaattatgaaaatttgattatcTTTTTTACCGTCGGATGCGTAAATGGATGCAGCCATTTAACCGTCCagtccaattttttttcctcaacactattaatatatattgaattgaatgtgAGGAAGAGTGTCGAGGAAGATTGGATCTGAGGGACATGATATGagatttggtttttttttaataaacaaatagTTTTTATTGTAAATCTTAACCCTTGAATATTCATTTGTCATGTTTTATGCATCCATGACTTAAATGAACTAAATTGAGCATTAGGTAAATAGAGCATACCTAAACTCTATCCACAGGGGTccaattttttatctttttacaGGGGGTGTATATATCTATACTTTTTTAAACAGGATCTATATAGCAAAAATCGCAAAAGAGGCCGACCCTTTATCAGACTTCAACCCAGTAGACTTTCACCCTTTTTTGTTTACAACTAAGCAGCATTTCATTTTCGCACCCCATCCCAACACTTTAATTATCAATCTTGAAAAATGGCTCAAAAATTCGGAATTCAAAATTCCGCGACCAAACGCCACTTCTTACACCGTCATTGGAGGTACATGTGATGTTCGCACGTCTTTCCTTATCTTCACACGCTTCCACACACCTTCAAAGAAAAAAGACGATCCTAACACGCAACATTACAAGCACATTACACCACACCTCACTATCCACGTCTTTTTTTAGCCTAACACCTTCTACCACATTTCATAAATTGCCACGTCATCTTTAGATAAATTTTATCTAAATAACAGTGAAGCCcctaatttttcattatttttttccatttttaccccCAACTTACCAAACATTGCATTTTGACCcctgaatttaaaaaatat
Above is a genomic segment from Medicago truncatula cultivar Jemalong A17 chromosome 5, MtrunA17r5.0-ANR, whole genome shotgun sequence containing:
- the LOC11434225 gene encoding protein ACCELERATED CELL DEATH 6 gives rise to the protein MEIAKRIVHPNNNNTHYFGAPEAKFFLTEILQDETVLQSEETDIEIEPSEVTEILPGSIDNENQNELLNQVYRAGSRRDLSYSSLSPEIKTHTKNTVLHISAWYGNDKIVSLVIEHAPKLLFEVNENNESALHIAARGGHISIVEKLLAAYANFERHDIKTAWLEYTKRLKNYVERSNGENLLKFVALENVEGNTMFHEAMLCRDKKRIGGDKIFKACELYKIGDSSSKWCYEIALVNVNHAKQSILYLAVENGDKEAVKVIMANRPNNVAKPEGLSPVVAAIMKQNQEMLKDILQQKPTWIHLTDTYKRLPLHYAASIGYLVGVVYLTGKCKCCTNQRDKYGYFPIHLASYGGHVEVVEKLLEYCPDPTEMLDTSFKRNILHVAAYNGKHEVVDYILQQSRRICELDKMINQKDNKGDTPLHLAAQSCHPKAVFYLTWDERVDMQLVNQNNQTAVEVINASSKLRNSSAREQLTRMALNSAGVKPRLRRLVHDKARQSDTNLPLSKPSNAEPFDTKQQTVESDSKSNENKETDRRYFFLTGSDKQFRDRVETLTLVSTLIITASVAACFAVPGEADGKANNLCHAMFHVFIIFITISLFSSISSTIILFWAKLGIPELVTFSLKIVMPLLGIALVSLSLAFMAGLYTVISELTWLANVFLVVASILVVVVFLSYIVLFVPSSSTKKPLRLISYYPFLFLAYLAENQN